One genomic region from Anopheles bellator chromosome 2, idAnoBellAS_SP24_06.2, whole genome shotgun sequence encodes:
- the LOC131207210 gene encoding LOW QUALITY PROTEIN: uncharacterized protein LOC131207210 (The sequence of the model RefSeq protein was modified relative to this genomic sequence to represent the inferred CDS: inserted 2 bases in 1 codon), whose protein sequence is MFVMLSVRTTTTVRERHAETVQKAININQLIRNIHNRKNSSQRKRKASVKENLNNAKPINSLHSSTCLDASELDNCHQKQQQQQQLERRSTKSINIHRNCNSVPIATEKIDKTVQPIGTVVPTVVSVKGVSDSLGDDHRYDHELLDSSTRPAQQFDQQSQRQSAKRRQRQGQXSKFLLPELNNFRKPPTVQVPVATILNDLSPVPAPVKVTNKITNSNPMSPMTPAGLQSNSPDVKAMRYYRLWIYTCNAVLLMAVIVFCGVAGKILLSDYKRLLVNGLSLTQPSFIYAYLALLVQSGFLQLIGCLGALRLSEKLLNAYWLLLLVLLIGDAMLGIFWMFKFDKIMHDLQPMLRYRLAHEYGNSVELTELWDRLQNEGRCCGVTGPQDFALNANRTYPTSCCTSDVTEQISIGRRPLASAIVFRGEDPTAAVAAATELAANTIKDTLLMSRNFSDLSDSWSLITAPSSSSASVASSYDSTIPGQQSDGFGTGSGSSDGGSRGSSRPSGSNDGRANSISDSSSASSSSSTYSSTSNHGKAVNSFEEIKTIVTCRAVYPQGCADRIVSWLRHTADILFVLGYCVIAFLKLCFLGILRYEIKEMIQKIKLLQTEMSGAILNGVDCDQQQIQQFTLLQQVTSTSINGGIHAEPKVGNRDRERTHVGSAESERESLLTQENTPRQLLKHKQLYTCINEQQQQHVCHGAGGSGTSGAPSGSGGAGAAASGGGGCGGCESDTNSNCALLVEDNNTASLLSSATGTTKTINGNNNYELCEFDAKVPTYRLLNAPTVTKI, encoded by the exons ATGTTTGTGATGCTGTCAGTTCGCACAACAACCACCGTTCGTGAACGGCACGCCGAAACGGTCCAGAAGGCAATCAACATCAATCAACTCATTCGCAACATCCACAACCGAAAG AACAGCAGTCAACGTAAGCGCAAAGCAAGCGTCAAGGAAAACTTGAACAACGCCAAGCCCATCAACTCCCTTCACAGCAGCACCTGCCTGGACGCGTCTGAGCTAGATAACTGTCAccagaagcaacagcagcagcagcagcttgagCGTAGGTCAACCAAATCTATCAACATTCATCGGAACTGCAACAGTGTTCCGATAGCGACGGAAAAGATTGACAAAACTGTGCAACCGATCGGGACCGTTGTGCCAACTGTCGTCAGCGTTAAA GGCGTTAGCGATAGCCTCGGCGACGACCACCGGTACGACCACGAGCTGCTCGATAGCTCCACCCGACCAGCACAGCAATTCGACCAACAATCTCAACGCCAATCAGCAAAGCGACGCCAGCGACAAGGGCA GTCCAAGTTTTTGCTACCGGAACTCAACAACTTTCGAAAACCGCCCACTGTACAG GTACCTGTGGCAACGATACTGAACGACCTTAGTCCAGTGCCTGCACCAGTCAAAGTTACCAATAAAATCACAAACTCGAACCCTATGAGTCCTATGACCCCCGCCGGGCTACAGAGTAACTCGCCGGACGTTAAGGCCATGCG GTACTACAGATTGTGGATATACACATGCAACGCTGTGCTCCTGATGGCAGTCATCGTATTCTGTGGCGTTGCTGGTAAGATTCTGCTCTCCGACTACAAGCGCCTGCTGGTGAACGGATTAAGTCTAACGCAGCCCAGTTTCATTTACGCTTACTTGGCTTTGCTGGTGCAATCAG GTTTCCTACAACTGATAGGGTGTCTCGGTGCCTTAAGACTATCGGAGAAATTGTTAAACGCTTACTGGTTACTTTTACTCGTGTTGTTGATAGGGGATGCCATGTTGGGCATTTTTTGGATGTTCAAGTTCGATAAGATCATGCATGATCTGCAACCCATGCTGAG ATACCGTCTGGCACATGAATATGGAAATTCAGTCGAGCTGACGGAACTCTGGGATCGACTACAGAACGAGGGTCGATGCTGTGGAGTCACTGGACCGCAA GATTTCGCGCTTAATGCCAACCGGACGTACCCGACGTCCTGCTGCACGTCGGATGTCACCGAGCAAATAAGCATAGGCCGGCGTCCGCTCGCGTCTGCCATTGTGTTCCGCGGCGAAgatccgacggcggcggtcgcTGCAGCTACCGAGCTGGCCGCGAACACCATCAAGGACACGCTCCTGATGAGCCGAAACTTTAGCGATCTGAGCGACTCCTGGAGTCTGATCACggcccccagcagcagcagtgcgagTGTGGCCAGCAGCTACGATAGTACGATACCGGGCCAGCAAAGCGACGGCTTCGGGACCGGTAGCGGCTccagcgacggcggcagtaGAGGCAGCAGTAGACCTAGCGGTAGTAACGATGGGAGAGCGAATAGTATAAGCGATAGCAgtagcgccagcagcagtagcagtacCTACAGTTCCACTTCAAACCACGGCAAAGCCGTCAACAGCTTCG aggaaataaaaacgatCGTCACGTGCCGAGCGGTGTACCCTCAG GGCTGTGCCGATCGCATCGTGTCCTGGTTGCGGCACACGGCCGACATTCTCTTCGTGCTCGGGTACTGCGTGATCGCGTTCTTGAAGCTGTGCTTCCTGGGCATCCTGCGGTACGAGATTAAGGAGATGATCCAGAAGATTAAGCTGCTGCAGACGGAAATGTCCGGTGCGATACTGAATGGTGTCGACTGCGACCAACAGCAGATCCAGCAG TTTACGCTATTGCAGCAGGTGACGAGCACCTCCATCAACGGTGGAATTCACGCGGAACCGAAAGTCGGCAACCGGGACCGCGAGCGGACACACGTCGGGTCGGCCGAGAGCGAGCGGGAGTCGCTGCTAACGCAGGAAAACACCCCGCGGCAGCTGCTCAAGCACAAGCAGCTCTACACGTGCATCaacgaacagcagcaacagcacgtTTGCCACGGTGCGGGCGGAAGTGGCACCAGCGGGGCACCGAGTGGCAGCGGTGGAGCCGGAGCCGCtgcatccggcggcggtgggtgtGGTGGCTGCGAGTCAGACACCAACTCGAACTGTGCCCTGTTGGTGGAGGACAACAACACCGCCTCGCTGCTGTCGTCCGCGACCGGCACGACCAAGACAATAAACGGTAACAACAACTACGAGCTGTGCGAGTTCGACGCCAAGGTGCCCACCTACAG GCTACTCAACGCACCGACGGTAACTAAAATCTGA